A stretch of DNA from Pseudoliparis swirei isolate HS2019 ecotype Mariana Trench chromosome 5, NWPU_hadal_v1, whole genome shotgun sequence:
AGCCACATGGCAGCCCTACCCACAGACATCGACACACGGACATACAAAATAACTTAAATTGCAAGTAGATAATGTCCACATGATAATACATTGACTTTCCATGTATttcaaataacttcagtttaaaTTTGAACCAAAACTAAGAAAGTGCAAAGAGCAGAGTGGAAACGTGGCTTACCCCGAAAAGTCCCGACACTAAGAGGAAGTAAAGCTAACGGAACAGTGAGATAAATgcagtcaaaataaaatgctctTGACATTTCACGACAACCCCCACacatttatctttatttaaaagtgtctAACCTTAATATGAAGCCCAATAGActtgtttaaataatttaataaacacatgtgggcgaaatggcagtaataaacgaaaagaaaagaaaatagtggACAACATAGGATAATTGTTAacctgccttcaaaataaatgtctgtgcTCTACCATTAcagaattctttaaaaaaattacaattacgGTTCATAATATAACGTGATTGCAACGTGTGTTGATTATTCTAATTTCTTAATGAGAAATAATATCACTATTCATCCTACTTGGCTAACATCACAGTCTTTGGCTAGATAAACATTCTTTTTTATGCTATTCGGTTAGCTAAACATGCTGAGCTGGATATACCTTTTCCAACGTTAATGTTACCTGTAGAAATACACACTAGGGTAGAACATTTAATGAAGAGACATATGCGGAGACATACTTACACACGTATCATCCTAGTTGGAATGATGTCTGAACATGTCCAGTCCACAGAAAAGAGTCTTAAGGTGTTTGTCTGGCTGCGTCAAACAATCTCCCGCCTCTTTCAATCATGCGGCCTTCTGGGGGATGGGTAACACGAGCTGGAGTGTAAAATCAACACTGTAGAGTTGTTTGCAGATTATGCCATTTGACTCCCTGTATTAACACCAACTCATTTTGAACAATAACTCTCTTAGAGTTGATTAACACTAAACCTGAGTTGAAATAACTCTATATTTTAACACTCAACCCTAACACTGAACATCCAACACTTTCGATTTTGCTGTGTAgttgtgaaaaaatatatagtaaatatTTCCCTTCGAGGTATGAGGAAGTACTTTTCATCACTGCTAGCTAGTATAACTCCACAGGTGTGACATTATCACGTGACAGTATCATAATACAGCTACAACACGTCAGAATAACTTAACTTTAAAGTTAGTGGAGCATTATGTACTTGCCTGCTAaccacttagcttagcataggcCACTGTGGTCAGAGAGCTCTCGGGATTAAGTTTCAACTCTTGGCTGTTTTAGTAAATCCCACAGGAGAAGCAGCTCCCGAACGTCACATCGACCGTTTATCAGCTAAATGAcgaataaaataaacatgtcgTTTTACCGATTATTAAAACACTGAAGCTTGAAATCCTCTCCACACGTTTTCTTCTCCGTTCATCCGTAGCGATGTTTGGTTGCCAGTGGTTACAGGTgtatgcgcgcgtgtgtgtgtttgtgtgtgagcaggGGGGCGGGGTCATATTGACTGACATATccagcagccaatcagggcCCGGCAGCAAAAATGACGTCGCAGCGCCGTAAGAAGTTACCTGAGACACACGTTGCGTGAGGAATTTGACCACAAGGCAACACGCGATCTTTCATTTGAATAACTTGACTTCAGTCATGGTTCTCTCAGTAAAAGTAGAAATGTAATTTCCTACTCTATGACTCTGTATTGGACCGAAACAGTTCGGACTCAACACAGTTGACAGGTGAACGCAACACGTTGAATAAGCTGCTGCTCGACATTGGTTCGTATATTCTGTTGTATGTATTTCCTGTTTACTGTTGCATATGATCGACGGGCTATGAGCTGAACAGCTACACGACAAGTAATCCATATGTAGTAATCCATATGTAATCGATTGAGCTGGAAGCTGATCAGGTGCATGTCAGctgttgtgttttattcaacAATATGCAGGTACACCTTACTTCATTTCCTTATTCCTCACAGTTTGATCATCCATTTGCAATGTGGGAAAAGACAACTAGCAAAGAGCTTCATATTAATCCCGTACCATCTATTGTTGTTgatttgatgttgttgttgatgttttccTCATAGGAATTAAAACGAGGAAGAATAATAACCTAAATATATTCCGAAAATGTAGTCATGCTCAATTTTCAGTTTTGATCACTCTCAAgtgttcaacttttttttttttaaggccaAAGTTTGGAGGGCAATGGTTTTGCATTTTATAATTACAGGAagtgtttctattctatagtgTTGTTTCCTGTAAGTCTGTAAATAGACTGAAACTAACGCTACATCACTATACGGTCTTAAGAAATATGAGTTGAATCACAAACTCCACGAAACACggtgtaaataaacaaatgaacatTATAATCGTCAACAAATAAGGGATTTATTGCATGGTAATAGGCTTCGGTTGCATTACATTTGAGGGACGTAAACATAGACTAAACCTTCTTtgcgttgttgtttgttgtgaagTCGACTgctgttgttttattattattattagtgccaCCGAGGCTACACCGTTGTGTTCAAGTCCAAAACATGTCAATGGAAAAACCAAAAGGATCCATcataaccttcgcattgaaactgcgaaaggttatgttttgatcgccgtgtatttatttatatatttattttatgtatttatttgtatttgtgttactcgcataactcaaaaagtataacaccgaatcgcattaaatttggtggaatgattggttattatccggggaccatttgactagattttgggatcgatcgggtcaaaggtcaaggtcatggaaaggtcaacatcttctttttaccatagcgcggtcaatttgtatccaattggcatgcaactaatgccaacatgttcataattcaatgcccaatcttgtgatatgcgaaggtatgcgctctaccgagtgcccgttctagtttagcatTAAATTAATCTTCATATTGACATATCACACAGGTTTGTATTGAACGTAAATGCTCCGTGACTTTATCGTAGATATGGATCACTCCAGTGACTTGAGCGACTTGTACGACGTGCACGACTTGTACGACGTGCACGACATAAAcggctcccccccccaccacgaACACCGGTGCTCGGAGGACCAGGAAGGCATGGAGCATCTCAGGAGGAAGATCAAATATTACTTCATGAACCCGTGTGAGAAGTACCACGCTCGCGGACGGAAACCGTGGAAACTCGTCTTGCAGATCCTCAAAATTGCCATCATTACCATCCAGGTAAAATGGATGACCATGAATACAATGTGAATTGTGTGCCGTGTGGCTTCATCCACCCTGATAacactagccccgcccccttcattTTAGTTGGTGTCTTTCGGGCTGAGCAACCAGATGGTCGTCACGTTCAAGGAGGAAAATCTGATCACGTTCAAGCACCTCTTCTTGAAAGATTACGATGACGACGGAGGCATGGAGAACTACGCCGTCTACAGCCAGCCGGACGTCTACGACCACATCGACTACATCCTGAAACAGGCAACGACAGTTATTGTTTTTTGCATTTTGGCATTttccttttattaccttcgcattgaaaatgcggaaggtaatgttttgatcggcgtgtatttatttatttgtatgcgtgttactcgcataactcaaaaagtattaaaccgaatcttatgaaatttggtgggatgattgattattatccggggaccatttgattagattttgggatcgatcgggtcaaaggtcaatgtcaaggtcatgaaaaggtcaaaatcttatttttaccatagcacggtcaatttgtatccaattggcatgcaactaatgccaacatgttcataattcaatgcccaatgttgtgatatgcgaaggtatgcgctctaccgagtgcccattctagttgtaaatgtgttattactattatataaCCGCCTGCATGTGTGAGGCCATAGAGCTTACCTAACAAGCATCATGGGATTGAACTTTGTTCATGTCATATTTTTATATCTGTCATTTAGTTGAGTCGATTTTGACGCTGAACTGTTGTGAAGACATGTCAATTATTAATTTCTAGTATGATCATCTGCACAACATCACGGTGGGCAATCACGAATATGAGAAAAACCACCCCATGATGGTGTGTCAGGAGTTCTACAGGAACGCCAGCATCTTCCCGGCCAGCGAGACCTTTGACATCGACATCGAAGTGATAACTGGTACGTGGGCCGGATTATTGGAGTTAtgcatgagaagaaaaaaatgaatgctGAAACCGTGTTTAcggattttagtttttttaattgtctttttttcttttttgctgtgGCATCTAAGAGTGCTTTAATGTTTATCCGATGGATCATCCGACATCGCAGGAGTCAAGTCCACGTTTCATATTGCATTTCAAAAGGTTTGCAAGCACGGCATTTCAATGAAAAGCGTCTCCCGGTGGTTTGAATACGGGATGTGCAACGCCTCAGTTAATACGTCGGCTCTGTGTCTCTCCAGGATGCTCTCTGTCAAGATCACATTTGTCCTGAAGTCAATAAATTTACAGACGGTGAGGTATCGGGAGCTGCCAGACTGCTACGACTTCCATGTCATTGTAAGTCATTTAATTGTCTTCACTGCTCAATAAACATCGGATTTATCAAACATCGGATCGCTTCATTGCTGCAATAAGCGTGACGATGCACGGCACAGACGGGGTCAGGATGACGACAGGTCAGCGTGGAActtgtgtttatgtgatgaaaCTACCCGAGGGACCAATTCTGAGCAgttctaaatctaaattaaaggCATTTTTCaccttttacattattttttttttaacatgccTGCTTTGTCTTTACGGTTCAATAAACAATCAGACTTTAAAATATCTGATCGCTTCATTGCTGCCATCAGCGTGGCGATGAGTCCGAGTGACGATGCAGCTGTTCAGAGTTGAGACGGAAAAAAGTTCAGATGGAAAAAATTCAGttgaaaaaaagttaaatgaaaacaaagtttaaatGAAAAAAGTTCAGATGAAAAAAAGTTGATGGaaaaagtgaaaatgaaaaaaattgagATGAaagttaaaatgaaaaaaagttcagatgaaaaaagttaaaatgaaaaaaagttcagatggaaaaaaaagttgatggaaaaagttaaaatgaaaaaaattgagATGAaagttaaaatgaaaaaaattgagATGAaagttaaaatgaaaaaaagttcaGATGAAAAAAGTTAAGAAAAAAGGGTAACTTGTGTTATGCAATGAAACTGAGGGCTGAATTATATGCAATTCTCTCCCCAAATTAAGGCATTTCCTACCTTTTTAACTCTTTAACATGCCTGCTTTGTATACAGTGCAATATTATCTCAATGACATGGGAAGTGAAGACTTAGCGGTGGTTTGACTTAAAGGACGTCGTCCATTTATTCTAAAAATGACTTCCTCTACTCCTCTCAAACACGAACAGATAACTTTCGACAACCAGGTGCACAGCGGCAGGATAAAGGTCAACCTGGAAAACGACGTCAACGTCAACGAATGCCGAGAGTGGAAAGTAACCGGAGCGCGTACGTTTGCCCGAGCTGAAGTTTTAGAAGTGTGTCATCTGCTCTTTCTTGACACATTTATTTACCTTATCATTATCTCAGTTGCTTAAAACTATGGACATATTGACTAAATGCACACGGTAAAACGGGAGCCAATTTGGACTTTAGTTCCAGACTGAGGCTCAGGGATGgagtcggaaatacacgagggcaaagggcaaaactgctcttaagaaatataattgtgcccctgatatcactcgGAGGGacaaaaaaatgcccccataatttcctctaataattaagATAAGTTCATGGACTTGTCAAAAACATCATCGCCTATATGACCCGGTCCAtaactactgcctaatagtcttattattgccattgtttatgacaattgctcatatactgtaagtctGAAGaactatattttgtatttttgaataaaggttAAATAATGtttcacagattttttttaaatgaccccAATTTATTTTATGTAAATTTTCCTACCCTGGATGGAGAATAATATCCGTTGTTATTGACCTTACGTTTTGTGATCCGTACTTTATTACCGAGTATATCATTTTTCTTCCGATTTAATTATTTTGGGGGTTAAATTGCTCGTGTCCTCTCTCAGCCCGAGGCTTTGCCGCTCATAAAATATGAATTTGAAGAAGTTTAATTGTGATCTCTTTGTTCCGTCAGCTGCCAGAAACATCCACCTGACCGTGCTGTTCGACTGCCTCATCATGGTGACCTGCATCGCCTCCTTCGCCCTCTGCACTCGCTCAGTGATCAACGGGATCCAGCTGCAGTTTGTAAGTTCCCTCCAGCCGACATCTGTACTTTTTATTCGCTCATATGAAATATATGATGCGGATGTCTTCAATTATTGTACTGTATTTATGAAGTGGAGGGTAAGCCAatggcaaaaataaataatgtcacACCCGCTAAATCAATACTGAAGGGGAGCAGTTGCAACGTTTTACGCTCAGTGAAGTTTTAGTTGGTTTGTCAATGTTGATTTTATGAATTATTATGATTTTGTAATTCCCAGATACTCTAATGGTATAAATAGTGTCGGCTTGAGTCGTTACCTTGATGCTAGTGATGTAATATGCTGCCCATCATTTGTTCTACTGTAGTTTGATCTCCACGATTGGAACTATGATCATTTCTGGTCCtgtattgttatatttattgttggtttcttcttgcttattgtgtgtgtgaatatgttatatataatatatgtaatatatatattatatattatgtatatatatatattatttttgtcttataatatatatacacacatattatatataattatattatatatacaatttataatatatataatttataattctaatatataaatataatatattaaatatatatatatataatatataaatataatatattaaatatatatataatattaagtatatattatatatataaatattatataatatataaatataatatattaaatatatataatatatatatgtatatatatatattatttttgtcttataatatatatacacacatattatattatatatacaattctaatatatatataatttataattctaatatattaaatatacaaatataatatattaaatatatatattatataatataaaatatatatatattaaatatatatatataaatattatatattaaatatatatataatatataaataaagtactTTCTCCACCACTGGAGGATATACTATAGTGAACCTCTTTCCAGATATAAACCGTGCCCGTCCTTAACTGTGTTGTGAACAGGAGTACACGGTCTACTGCAAGAAAGAATGTGGTAATCGAGTCCCGTGGTCCGACAAGCTGGAGTTTCTGAACGGCTGGTACATCCTCATCATAGTCAGCGACGTCTTGACCATCATCGGCTCCATTCTCAAGATCGAGATCCAGACTAAGGTAATGTGCATCCTCTAGTATGACGTGGTTTGATATATTACATGATGAGACTATTAGAAGCCGTCTCCACTGTGCATGCACACTTTGATGTTCCTTTGTCACAATTTAAGAgatctcctctttctttttaggtgcTCACTAGTTATGACGTCTGCAGCATCTTCCTTGGGACCGGCACCATGTTTGTCTGGATTGGGGTCATCCGCTACATGGGCTACTTCAGGAAGTATAATGTAAGACCAGATCATTCATAACGCATGTGGAGCaccctgaaatatgttatgtcgtatacacgaccgttcaacaCTTTGGGGtcacagacaatttggtgttttccatgaaaactcacttttatttatcaaatttatTGCAAAATTTATAGAAAAtagagtcaagacattgacgaggttagaaataatgatttttatttgaaatattatgttgttcttcaaacgtgtggctcaaaggaaggccagttttaaagcttctctcaccagcataactgttttcagctgcgctcacataaaaatggttttcaagggttttctacccctccgttagtcttctaaggcaataacacaatgtaccactagaacactggagatgggcctctacacacccaTGTAGACTTCATTAAGCACCAGAGAATAGTATTTTACCACTTTAactatgtatgtatctatagcAGTGCAACATCGTATCTTGACATCACATGTATACGTATATGAATACGCTctttatttgagtttttatcTCAGGCCCATATTCCTGGTGTTTGCACCAAATCACAGGAAGCCGTTAAAAGACGAGACTTTTTACCTGATCTTTTACCAATATCCGTTGTCTGTGGCCATTTTCAGATCCTCATCCTGACGATGAGGGCGGCGTTCCCGAATGTGATCCGGTTCATCTGCTGCGCTGGGATAATCTACATGAGTTACTGCTTCTGCGGCTGGATCGTCCTGGGCCCGTATCACGAGAAGGCGAGCGTGGtttacataataaatatatataattaaataaatataaatatatataattaaatataaatataattaattatatatacaattaaattatatatataaaattaaatatatatgattatacctacaataaattatatatatacaattaaatatatatgattatacatacaataaattatatatatacaattaaattataaataaatatatatattaatatataattaaatatataactgATATATTGCAAGCTACACAGCAGTACATACTTGTATTAATTAGCACTGTACATCAGCTGCAACATTACAGTAATTCAGATATGAGTGCATCATTGATTATAATCCAatgatataataaatatgaaatgaactAGTCCACAAAATCATTATTTTTGGTACTGTCCACTTCACACTTGGCTTTAGTTATTCGCAACAAGTATTCCAACACTGTTGTACTGTAACCTTTACCCAGGTGGAAGATACGGTTACCTATTGTCATCTGGACAGATTCAAATTAaaacctctttctcctcttggaCCTTTTGGGTGTTTAGTTCCGGACGTTGAACACGGTGTCCGAGTGTCTGTTCTCCCTCATCAACGGAGACGACATGTTCGCCACCTTCCAGGAAATGAAGCGGAAGAGCACCCTGGTGTGGCTCTTCAGCCGGGTCTACCTCTACACCTTCATCTCGCTCTTCATCTACATGATCCTCAACCTCTTCATCACAATCATCACCGACACCTATTACAGGATAAAGGTGACGTTTACTCGTTAAATATTTGTAACCCCTTATTATTTCCGGATTTGTACGCCGGTCGCTTGGAGAAGAGTAATATTTAATTTGCTAATAAAGGGTATTAACTCCCCTTTTTTGCTCCTCATTCAGAAGCAGCAGCTGAGTGGGAACCTGACATCAGAGCTGcacaacttcctgtctgtctgcaaagATCTGCCGAATTCTGGGATGTACAGATTTGACGAGAGCAAAGGCTTCTTCCTGAACGGCTGCATTACCAGGTCGGTCATATTGTACAGAGGTCATACGCGTGTTGACCAATGGAGTTCCAGGAAcaaacatttggtgaaatctcggtgtatacacgagtaGGTGACTTTTTAGCTCAGGTAAGggggggccgtcctgcaacccaaGGTTGTGGGTGGGttccgctctccccattagttgcaaatCAAGTGTccttgtccttgagcaaggaacccccagttgcttgcTTCACATCACCACCACTGCTCCACTGTAACTTACTAATGCAGAAAAATGCAGATGCAGAATTTCCTTGgggtatattctattctatatataccttaaatgacaaaaataaacgagacaatagtttgattaaaagaataaatatttatatacatatttttttcttttattcaaactaaattaacatgaatataacacatttccatgaattttccagAATTTTTTTaggaattactttttttttaaagccttttccaggcctggaaataaccattaaaaaaattccatgacttttccaggttttccatgaccatatgaACCCTGTATTGCAATATCTACTGTTCTGAatgtcctttatcagcactaactTAACTGGGGGTTGCCAaagcacctttttaaaatacTCTTATATAATTGGTGGACATAACTGAATCTAAGCTGATCTATTTCCCCCTTCCAGGTGCAGGAAGCATGAGGAGACGCTGTCTTCAGAGGCATAGCAGGCATTCAATGTGGATGTATTACAAAGTTTAATATATTCAGAGGGTCCCAACACTTTTCACATGATGCCAGTGGGTTTTGTTGTACATGCCACTGGATTCTTCAGCTGAGTGATTTCATGTGAAGCAGCAGTTTTTCAGTGCTGACTTGACAGAGCttgagagatgaatgaagtctGATCTTTGACGCACAGAGCACTTTTAAAAACGCACTTATTTATAACGTAGATGGTAAAACACGATTGTGACGTGTCATCTGGCAATGCTGTACACCGAGGATGAATCGAGGTCGAATAATAAATGAGTGAAATGAAAAATCGCAAGATTTTATTCCTCCGTTGTCGAGAGAAGGTTAcaatacaaaaaactaaaatataattTCGTTCTCCTCACATTAATTCCTTGTAATgttgcaataaaaataaaatcccgtTCCTGGTCGTGGCGATAATAGCTCCACCCAGACAAGTCTTGAGAAGCGATCTGGGGAGGCCAATAGAAACCATGAACGGCTCAAACAGTCACGACTGCAGGAGTCGCGGTGGATGTGGACTTTATTTTCCCAGAGGAAATGATTGTTTTGAAGAGTCGTCGTTGGAGAGATCAACTCGCGTTGCTCTGAAAGCCGCAATGGAATCTGAAATAAGCAGAATATGAATTCCAATGTGCTTAACGGCTTGAGATGGGTCCATATGACCTTCTTCTTGTCCGTCATCGTGAAGCAGAACATCCCTCCAGTGTGGCGCGTGTCCATTTAGTCCAAACACAACCCAGTTGGTGTGACGGCACCACGCACCAACGTCTTAAAACAAGTCTGTACGCCTTAGGAACACCGACACTCCGATATCCAGCGACCCGCTTTGTAACGTTTGAGATCTTGGTTCCTGAGTGTCTCTTGCAGCCGTGCGCGAGTTTTGCGtttccaaaaaacaaaacaaaaaacgcgataaaagaagaagaacaaagggAGTTTTTGTGACGCGATCTCGTCTCTCGAAGTCAGTCCGGTTTGGATTGGCTGACGCCAGGAGGCGGCAGGACTCGCTGCTCCTCCATCCGGCTGGACTGGGAACGCTGGATGAGACTCACAAAATCTTCATCTGGAACGGTCGGGCCCTTGGTTTGAGACGGCGGCGCGGCGCACCTCTGGTCGTTCAGCCGGGAGCCCTAAAGCGCCGACGAGAGGGACGGCCAATCACGTGAGTCGAGGCGTGTCGAGAGCACGGGGAGCCCCGCCTACGTCTCTCCTACATTAGTTTATGATCTCAGACACGTGTACTATGTAAAGACATGTTTGGgagttaaataaatatgtttaattgGGTGTGAGCACTAAATACTAAGTCACCAAGATGGGTTTTTACCAGTGTTGAAATGTTTAAATTAACTTTGTATTCACCTTCCCAGAAATAATTACAATAACTGAACTCTCCAAAAGAAAATtacaactttcaaaataaaagtgtcaaGCCAGTAAAGAACCATATAATGTGATACTAAATATATGATTTTAGTCAGCACATGCATGTTAAACTGGTCCACGGAGAAGAATACATTAAACATGCATAgataataaagttattattaattTGCATCTGTCTTTCTCCCTG
This window harbors:
- the mcoln3b gene encoding mucolipin-3 isoform X2; translated protein: MDHSSDLSDLYDVHDLYDVHDINGSPPHHEHRCSEDQEGMEHLRRKIKYYFMNPCEKYHARGRKPWKLVLQILKIAIITIQLVSFGLSNQMVVTFKEENLITFKHLFLKDYDDDGGMENYAVYSQPDVYDHIDYILKQYDHLHNITVGNHEYEKNHPMMVCQEFYRNASIFPASETFDIDIEVITECFNVYPMDHPTSQESSPRFILHFKRMLSVKITFVLKSINLQTVRYRELPDCYDFHVIEYTVYCKKECGNRVPWSDKLEFLNGWYILIIVSDVLTIIGSILKIEIQTKVLTSYDVCSIFLGTGTMFVWIGVIRYMGYFRKYNILILTMRAAFPNVIRFICCAGIIYMSYCFCGWIVLGPYHEKFRTLNTVSECLFSLINGDDMFATFQEMKRKSTLVWLFSRVYLYTFISLFIYMILNLFITIITDTYYRIKKQQLSGNLTSELHNFLSVCKDLPNSGMYRFDESKGFFLNGCITRCRKHEETLSSEA
- the mcoln3b gene encoding mucolipin-3 isoform X1, producing the protein MDHSSDLSDLYDVHDLYDVHDINGSPPHHEHRCSEDQEGMEHLRRKIKYYFMNPCEKYHARGRKPWKLVLQILKIAIITIQLVSFGLSNQMVVTFKEENLITFKHLFLKDYDDDGGMENYAVYSQPDVYDHIDYILKQYDHLHNITVGNHEYEKNHPMMVCQEFYRNASIFPASETFDIDIEVITECFNVYPMDHPTSQESSPRFILHFKRMLSVKITFVLKSINLQTVRYRELPDCYDFHVIITFDNQVHSGRIKVNLENDVNVNECREWKVTGAPARNIHLTVLFDCLIMVTCIASFALCTRSVINGIQLQFEYTVYCKKECGNRVPWSDKLEFLNGWYILIIVSDVLTIIGSILKIEIQTKVLTSYDVCSIFLGTGTMFVWIGVIRYMGYFRKYNILILTMRAAFPNVIRFICCAGIIYMSYCFCGWIVLGPYHEKFRTLNTVSECLFSLINGDDMFATFQEMKRKSTLVWLFSRVYLYTFISLFIYMILNLFITIITDTYYRIKKQQLSGNLTSELHNFLSVCKDLPNSGMYRFDESKGFFLNGCITRCRKHEETLSSEA
- the mcoln3b gene encoding mucolipin-3 isoform X3 yields the protein MVVTFKEENLITFKHLFLKDYDDDGGMENYAVYSQPDVYDHIDYILKQYDHLHNITVGNHEYEKNHPMMVCQEFYRNASIFPASETFDIDIEVITECFNVYPMDHPTSQESSPRFILHFKRMLSVKITFVLKSINLQTVRYRELPDCYDFHVIITFDNQVHSGRIKVNLENDVNVNECREWKVTGAPARNIHLTVLFDCLIMVTCIASFALCTRSVINGIQLQFEYTVYCKKECGNRVPWSDKLEFLNGWYILIIVSDVLTIIGSILKIEIQTKVLTSYDVCSIFLGTGTMFVWIGVIRYMGYFRKYNILILTMRAAFPNVIRFICCAGIIYMSYCFCGWIVLGPYHEKFRTLNTVSECLFSLINGDDMFATFQEMKRKSTLVWLFSRVYLYTFISLFIYMILNLFITIITDTYYRIKKQQLSGNLTSELHNFLSVCKDLPNSGMYRFDESKGFFLNGCITRCRKHEETLSSEA